A single genomic interval of Caldalkalibacillus uzonensis harbors:
- a CDS encoding glycosyltransferase, translating to MPRKVKILYFTVNRRNWLHEQSEYFKSLLVKHPDVDVHFVEDGGDIKELLARLDLTPDFIYIDHNLPRMKPITGLNNIPVPKGVLVDVLHHKTRRFRTLMNDKCIDVIFGFYRDAFARYFPEYVNRFIWLPRHVNPRIFKDYGLKKDIDYLLMGRVNKDVYPFRHKMVRKMKSIKGFVYHEHPGYRYFSNREKGEVFIGKKYAQEINRAKIFLTDGSLYKYPVSKYFEVPACNTLLLATGSQELKDLGFIDGETFVQIDKHNFLKKAKYYLKHEDERNDISRRGYEMVRARHTTEIRVNEFVQHVKTFLGM from the coding sequence TATATTTCACCGTCAACCGGAGGAATTGGTTACATGAACAAAGTGAATATTTTAAATCCTTACTAGTAAAGCATCCTGATGTTGATGTTCATTTTGTTGAAGATGGGGGAGATATTAAGGAATTACTAGCTAGATTAGACTTAACTCCTGACTTTATATACATTGATCACAATCTTCCAAGAATGAAACCCATTACAGGCTTAAATAACATTCCTGTTCCGAAAGGCGTATTGGTGGATGTTCTTCATCATAAAACAAGACGGTTCCGGACTTTAATGAATGACAAATGTATTGACGTCATTTTTGGGTTTTACCGTGATGCTTTTGCACGTTATTTCCCTGAGTATGTTAATCGGTTTATATGGTTACCGCGCCATGTCAATCCGCGAATATTTAAAGATTACGGTTTAAAAAAAGATATTGATTATTTACTGATGGGGCGGGTCAACAAAGATGTTTATCCATTTCGTCACAAAATGGTTCGCAAAATGAAATCCATAAAAGGGTTTGTTTACCATGAACATCCCGGTTATCGCTATTTTAGTAACAGAGAAAAAGGCGAAGTCTTTATTGGCAAGAAATATGCCCAAGAAATTAATCGGGCCAAAATATTTTTAACGGACGGCTCTTTATACAAATACCCGGTTAGTAAGTATTTTGAAGTGCCTGCCTGCAACACGTTGTTGTTAGCAACAGGATCACAAGAGTTAAAAGATCTGGGGTTTATAGATGGGGAGACGTTTGTACAAATCGATAAGCATAACTTTTTAAAGAAAGCGAAATATTACCTTAAACATGAGGACGAAAGAAACGACATCTCAAGAAGAGGATATGAAATGGTCAGGGCTCGTCACACGACGGAGATCCGGGTCAATGAATTCGTCCAGCATGTAAAAACATTTTTAGGGATGTGA
- a CDS encoding sulfotransferase domain-containing protein, with amino-acid sequence MDSFKQNVIVTGIPRGGTTLTAALIDSLTNSICLNEPKWQEKWLRETIKHDQLVERLINDFAMIRKKIINGEPVLDHRKKDGSPPTNYYSNAHQNKSKKRKKDKSIKQQPTVFNIDSKDFLLGIKHCTLYTGLLPQLIKSNEFSMIAITRHPVQTLLSWHSVGRYRRNKPQAVAAHWPELNKIIATKDDQLIKNAKIYDLFCQMYLNNRHHIRIIKYEDIIKGPSIFEKLFQRKFEEKVKINTKKRSPHYDYSLVDNIKESLYQHAPHTLELYSLDD; translated from the coding sequence ATGGATTCATTCAAACAAAATGTCATTGTCACTGGGATTCCAAGAGGGGGGACAACATTAACGGCCGCCCTTATAGATAGTTTAACGAATAGCATATGTTTAAATGAGCCTAAATGGCAGGAAAAATGGTTACGTGAAACCATAAAACATGATCAACTTGTTGAACGATTAATCAACGATTTTGCCATGATCAGAAAAAAAATAATAAATGGGGAACCTGTCCTTGATCATCGTAAAAAAGATGGTTCTCCACCAACCAATTATTACAGTAACGCTCACCAAAATAAAAGCAAAAAACGAAAAAAAGATAAGAGTATTAAGCAACAACCAACAGTGTTTAACATTGATAGTAAAGATTTCCTGTTAGGTATTAAACATTGTACACTCTATACCGGCCTTTTACCCCAATTGATCAAATCGAATGAATTCTCTATGATTGCCATCACAAGGCATCCCGTACAAACGCTTTTATCCTGGCATTCGGTAGGCAGGTATCGAAGAAATAAACCGCAGGCGGTTGCAGCTCATTGGCCAGAATTAAATAAGATCATCGCCACAAAAGATGATCAATTAATTAAAAATGCCAAAATATATGATTTGTTTTGCCAAATGTATCTAAACAATCGCCATCACATTCGAATAATCAAATATGAAGACATCATAAAAGGCCCATCAATCTTTGAAAAGCTGTTTCAGCGGAAATTTGAAGAAAAGGTCAAGATAAATACCAAAAAAAGGAGTCCCCATTATGATTATTCTCTTGTCGACAACATTAAAGAAAGCCTGTATCAGCATGCTCCTCATACGTTAGAGTTGTATTCTTTAGATGATTAA
- a CDS encoding glycosyltransferase family 2 protein, with amino-acid sequence MTSQLATKVTAIIKTFERPHCLNRLVDSIKKYYPDLPIIVADDSLKPVPRSDVEYHILPFDSGLPKGRNFLIQQVKTPYVLVLDDDYCFIEETKIEKLLDVLENSDIDIVGGRLLEKNHVRSFHGKLIRRGTKLRKVRKSNGKQYGCRLYDYINNFFLARTETLRKYKWDEQFKTGGQHIDFFLSYKGKIKVALHPEVFIYHFRDRTDDRYKKYRKRAKEIYKPLFLKKHGLSEYKTARGLLPLKTVQKHLSSETIERFSLKL; translated from the coding sequence TTGACATCTCAGTTAGCCACTAAAGTAACGGCCATTATTAAAACATTTGAACGACCTCATTGTCTGAATCGGCTAGTTGACAGCATTAAGAAATATTATCCTGATTTGCCTATTATCGTAGCAGACGATAGTTTGAAGCCAGTTCCACGTAGCGATGTCGAGTACCATATTCTCCCGTTTGATAGCGGATTACCAAAAGGGCGCAATTTTCTAATCCAACAAGTGAAGACCCCTTACGTGTTGGTCCTTGATGATGATTATTGTTTTATTGAAGAAACAAAGATTGAAAAGCTTCTTGATGTACTCGAGAACTCTGATATCGATATCGTGGGTGGCCGGCTTTTGGAGAAAAATCATGTAAGAAGTTTTCATGGGAAGCTTATCCGTAGAGGGACTAAACTTCGAAAAGTTCGTAAGTCAAATGGAAAACAGTATGGCTGTAGGTTATATGACTATATTAATAATTTTTTTCTGGCGAGGACCGAAACATTACGCAAATACAAGTGGGATGAACAATTTAAAACAGGAGGGCAGCATATTGACTTTTTCCTCAGTTACAAAGGAAAGATAAAAGTCGCCCTTCATCCAGAAGTATTCATCTATCATTTTAGAGATCGAACGGATGATCGTTATAAAAAATACAGGAAACGTGCGAAGGAAATTTATAAGCCTCTGTTTTTAAAAAAACATGGGTTGTCGGAATATAAAACGGCCAGGGGATTACTTCCGCTAAAAACAGTACAAAAACACTTGAGTTCAGAAACAATTGAACGGTTTTCGCTCAAATTATAA
- a CDS encoding PHP domain-containing protein has translation MDLDNIIKQGHFDLHIHSTASDGVYTPEELVKKAAKSGLKTISITDHDTLAGIEEAKKAGKRYGVRVIPGVELSTKYKGKSIDILGYNVSTCGELTETLTKLREGRYERALRIIAQFNELGMPLTLDDVKKFSQDGVIGRPHIARAVVHKGYVSDYQEVFDHYLADGKPCAVNKVTLSPQQGIDLIHRAGGKAVLAHPVFIGNDELVRELLHLFNFDGIEVWHREHRTEDQRRYQNMAHEFKLVMTGGSDFHHDQHHLGQFR, from the coding sequence ATGGATCTGGATAACATCATAAAGCAAGGACATTTTGATTTGCACATACATTCAACGGCTTCAGATGGCGTGTATACACCGGAAGAGCTGGTTAAAAAAGCGGCGAAATCAGGTTTGAAAACCATCTCCATTACAGATCATGATACACTGGCAGGTATTGAAGAAGCAAAAAAAGCGGGTAAACGCTATGGTGTGCGAGTGATTCCCGGGGTAGAACTGAGCACGAAGTATAAGGGAAAAAGCATTGATATTTTGGGTTACAATGTATCAACTTGTGGTGAATTGACTGAAACTTTAACTAAGCTCCGTGAAGGACGCTATGAGAGAGCGTTGCGAATCATTGCTCAGTTCAATGAATTAGGGATGCCTCTCACGCTGGATGATGTAAAGAAGTTCAGTCAGGACGGTGTCATTGGCCGGCCCCATATTGCCAGAGCGGTTGTCCACAAAGGATATGTGTCCGATTATCAAGAGGTATTCGATCATTACTTGGCAGACGGGAAGCCCTGTGCGGTCAATAAAGTGACGCTGTCTCCCCAGCAAGGCATCGACTTGATTCATCGTGCAGGAGGAAAGGCTGTTTTGGCTCATCCTGTTTTCATCGGAAACGATGAATTGGTTCGGGAACTGCTGCATCTCTTTAACTTCGATGGGATTGAAGTATGGCATCGTGAGCATCGTACAGAAGATCAAAGGCGGTATCAGAACATGGCACATGAATTCAAGCTGGTGATGACCGGGGGATCCGATTTTCATCATGATCAACATCATTTAGGTCAGTTTCGATAA